The Malassezia japonica chromosome 8, complete sequence genome includes a window with the following:
- a CDS encoding uncharacterized protein (EggNog:ENOG503NWT8; antiSMASH:Cluster_1; COG:I; TransMembrane:1 (o271-292i)), whose protein sequence is MYDVVVYGATGFTGQLTAQYLAEHPQAPAVALAGRNHAKLQKVRDALTGISDERRASIALVVASAEDAASIQALARSAKVVIDTVGPYAKLGGFEVARAVVEAGAGYVDLAGESIYCARLVQELHKRAQATHAVLVPSSGFDVLPFDLAAYFAVQEVKKALGPDADVDHVSCGFDVRASVSGGTLATMASMRTHPELLQYKHPYLLSPVQGTLQPKLFRSRWLPQFAKSGAYSLFAPHNTRVVSRSWGLLEEAHLPNRYGSTFRYLEAIAMPFHALAIIASLVFPIIAWLLVHIPHIDKLFAALAPPGTGASMATMRKGYANLRTMAYGRDGKTQALSVFRVQGDPGYLKTAAFLAETALTLALEKERLSPLARQGGVLTPATIGAEALAARLGQYAGVVIRSAPVPPGTDPATVLVEA, encoded by the coding sequence CAAGCTGCAGAAagtgcgcgacgcactgACCGGCATCTcagacgagcgccgtgcctcGATTGCGCTCGTTGTAGCGTCGGCagaggacgcggcgagcatcCAGGCActcgcacgcagcgccaagGTGGTGATCGATACGGTCGGCCCGTACGCCAAGCTGGGCGGCTTCGAGGTCGCGCGggccgtcgtcgaggcgggcgcgggGTACGTCGACCTTGCGGGAGAGTCGATCTACtgtgcgcgcctcgtccaggagctgcacaagcgcgcgcaggcgacgcaTGCAGTGCTTGTGCCGTCGTCCGGCTTCGATGTGCTTCCGTTCGACCTCGCGGCGTACTTTGCGGTGCAAGAGGTGAAAAAGGCGCTAGGGCCGGatgccgacgtcgaccacGTCAGCTGCGGCTTTGACGTGCGTGCCTCCGTGtccggcggcacgctcgcgacgaTGGCAAgcatgcgcacgcaccccgagctgctgcagtaCAAGCACCCCTACCTCTTGAGCCCGGTGCAAGGCACGCTCCAGCCGAAGCTCTTCCGCTCGCGATGGCTGCCGCAGTTTGCCaagagcggcgcgtactCGCTCTTTGCACCGCACAACACGCGCGTCGTCTCCCGCTCGTGGGGCTTGCTGGAAGAGGCGCACCTCCCCAATCGCTACGGGTCTACGTTCCGCTacctcgaggcgatcgcGATGCCGTTCCACGCGCTTGCGATTatcgcgtcgctcgtctTCCCCATCATCGCGTGGCTCCTGGTGCACATTCCCCACATCGACAAGCTcttcgcggcgctcgctccCCCGGGCACCGGTGCGTCGATGGCAACCATGCGCAAAGGATACGCCAACCTGCGCACCATGGCCTATGGCCGCGACGGCAAGACGCAGGCCCTGAGCGTGTTCCGCGTGCAAGGCGACCCCGGCTACCTGAAGACAGCCGCCTTCCTTGCCGAGACCGCGCTgacgcttgcgctcgaaAAAGAGCGCCTCTCGCCCCTGGcacgccaaggcggcgTCCTCACCCCTGCTACAATCGGCGCCGAAgccctcgccgcgcgcctcggccagtACGCCGGCGTAGTGatccgcagcgcgcccgtGCCCCCGGGCACGGACCCTGCGACAGTCTTAGTGGAGGCGTAG
- a CDS encoding uncharacterized protein (EggNog:ENOG503NWT8; antiSMASH:Cluster_1; COG:I; TransMembrane:1 (o280-302i)) yields the protein MSPATPFDVVLYGATGFTGSLTAQYLAVHPQAPKVAFAGRNLEKLRNVRDKLTNVSKERLESIELIEASASDYASLQRLAASAKVVINMVGPYGQLGGFEVAKAAAEAGKGYVDLTGESDVFEHIAKDLHAVAKQTKAVLVPSSGFDSMPFDLSTYFAVQEVKKIMGPAADVDHVVCGYLVKGTMSGGTLASAVSMRDHPDALKYNKPYLFSPVQGSLVPKVAFSRWLPQFNKYGSFSLFTPHNTRVVSRTWGLLEEARLPVRYGSTFRYLEGFVAPSKFAAIAASTIFQILAWLIFQFAFVGNFLKKLVPQGTGGSMEKQLQGFANVRTVAYGRDGKTQGLSVFRVKGDPGYLKTAAFISETALTLALEKERLSPLAQQGGVLTTASIGAEALADRLGKYAGVTIESANITGSADPSAVLKQ from the coding sequence ATGTCTCCCGCCACCCCGTTCGACGTTGTGCTGTACGGAGCCACGGGCTTCACCGGCAGCCTCACTGCGCAGTACCTTGCGGTGCACCCCCAGGCCCCCAAGGTTGCGTTTGCCGGCCGCAACCTCGAGAAGCTGCGCAATGTGCGCGATAAGCTGACGAATGTGTccaaggagcgcctcgagtcCATAGAGCTGATCgaggcgtcggcgagcgatTATGCGagcctgcagcgccttgctGCCTCGGCCAAGGTCGTGATCAACATGGTCGGCCCCTACggccagctcggcggctttgaggtcgccaaggcggcggccgaggcagGCAAGGGCTACGTCGACCTCACTGGCGAGTCGGACGTGTTTGAGCACATTGCCAAGGACCTGCACGCGGTCGCGAAGCAGACCAAGGCGGTGCTTGTGCCGTCTTCTGGCTTTGACTCGATGCCGTTCGACCTGTCGACCTACTTTGCGGTGCAGGAGGTGAAGAAGATCATGGGCCCTGctgccgacgtcgaccacGTCGTCTGCGGCTACCTTGTCAAGGGCACCATGTcgggcggcacgctcgcgagcgccgtgagcATGCGCGATCACCCCGATGCGCTCAAGTACAACAAGCCCTACCTGTTTAGCCCGGTGCAGGGCTCGCTTGTGCCCAAGGTGGCCTTCTCGCGCTGGCTGCCCCAGTTTAACAAGTACGGCTCCTTTTCCCTGTTCACGCCCCACAACACGCGTGTGGTGAGCCGTACGTGGGgtctgctcgaggaggcaCGCCTGCCGGTGCGCTACGGCTCGACCTTCCGCTACCTTGAGGGCttcgtcgcgccgagcaagTTTGCGGCAATTGCCGCCTCGACCATCTTCCAGATCCTCGCGTGGCTCATCTTCCAGTTTGCGTTTGTCGGCAACTTCCTCAAGAAGCTCGTGCCCCAGGGTACGGGCGGCTCGATGGAGAAGCAACTCCAGGGCTTTGCCAacgtgcgcaccgtcgccTACGGCCGCGACGGCAAGACCCAGGGCCTCTCCGTCTTCCGCGTGAAGGGCGACCCCGGCTACCTAAAGACCGCCGCGTTTATCTCCGAGACCGCTCTTACGCTCGCCCTCGAGAAGGAGCGTCTGTCGCcccttgcgcagcagggcGGTGTCCTTACCACGGCCTCGATTGGCGCCGAGGCATTGgccgaccgcctcggcaagtACGCCGGAGTTACCATCGAGTCGGCCAATATCACCGGGTCGGCCGAcccgagcgccgtgctgAAGCAATAG
- a CDS encoding uncharacterized protein (EggNog:ENOG503NWT8; TransMembrane:1 (o278-297i); antiSMASH:Cluster_1; COG:I) → MYDVVLYGATGFTGGFAAQYLAEHPQKPRIAFAGRNLAKVRAVRDGLVHVSKERIESIDLLEASADDKESLQRMARSAKAVINAVGPYSLLGGFDVAQAVAEAGGGYVDLTGESNVFERYVKELTPVAQQTKAVLVPSSGFDCLPFDLTTYFAVQEVKKKLGADADIDRVVCGYDIGGSVSGGTLASMVNKDPEALKFTRPYWLSPVQGTMTAKIINALPLPQFAKKSGAFTFLTAHNLRVVNRSWGLLQDAQSPHRYGRTFQYFEGVTRPSKLAACIASSVVRLIVWLLLHVSLFGKLLMRSVPQGTGAPMEKQLQGFLNMRTVAYGSDGRTQGLAVMKVKGDPGYLKTGAFISEVALAIALDRERLSPLGQKGGVLTPATVGADVVVERLAQYGGGISLQAADATHGDLTQLLA, encoded by the coding sequence ATGTACGACGTCGTGCTGTACGGAGCAACGGGCTTTACCGGCGGCTTTGCCGCGCAGTACCTTGCCGAGCATCCCCAAAAGCCGCGCATTGCGTTTGCCGGCCGCAACCTCGCCAAggtgcgcgcggtgcgcgacggcctcgTGCATGTGTCGAAAGAGCGCATCGAGTCCATCGACCTCCTCGAGGCGTCGGCGGACGACAAGGAGAGCCTCCAGCGcatggcgcgctcggccaaggcggtGATCAATGCTGTAGGGCCGTActcgctgctcggcggcttTGACGTCGCCCAGGCCGTagccgaggccggcggGGGGTACGTCGACCTCACGGGCGAGTCCAACGTCTTTGAGCGCTATGTCAAGGAGCTCACGCCGGTCGCACAGCAGACCAAGGCGGTGCTCGTGCCGTCGTCCGGCTTTGACTGCCTTCCGTTTGACCTGACCACGTACTTTGCCGTGCAAGAGGTGAAGAAGAAGCTGGGGGCAGATGCAGACATCGACCGCGTAGTGTGTGGCTACGACATTGGCGGCTCAGTGTCGGGgggcacgctcgcgagcaTGGTCAACAAGGaccccgaggcgctcaagtTTACGCGCCCATACTGGCTGAGCCCGGTGCAGGGCACCATGACGGCCAAGATCATCAACGCGCTTCCTCTGCCCCAGTTTGCCAAAAAGTCGGGTGCATTCACCTTCCTCACCGCGCACAACCTGCGAGTGGTGAACCGCTCGTGGGGCCTCTTGCAGGACGCCCAGTCGCCGCACCGCTACGGGCGGACGTTCCAGTACTTTGAAGGCGTCACGCGCCCGTCGaagctcgcggcgtgcatCGCCTCGAGTGTCGTGCGCCTCATCGTCTGGCTCCTGCTGCATGTGTCACTATTCGGCAAGCTACTTATGCGCTCCGTTCCGCagggcaccggcgcgccgatggAGAAACAGCTCCAGGGCTTCCTCAACatgcgcacggtcgcctacggcagcgacggccgcaCCCAGGGCCTCGCCGTGATGAAGGTCAAGGGCGACCCCGGCTACCTCAAGACGGGCGCGTTCATCTCGGAGGTCGCACTGGCCATCGCCCTggaccgcgagcgcctctcGCCCCTCGGACAAAAGGGCGGGGTCTTAACCCCGGCGACGGTCGGCGCTGAcgtggtcgtcgagcgcctcgcccaaTACGGCGGCGGAATTTCGCTtcaggcggccgacgcgacGCATGGGGACTTGACCCAGCTTCTGGCGTAG